tgtgcggtatgtgagggcttcccctcaAAGGCTGTCAAAGTTCAAGGCAATAGCAAGCCAGCTTGGAATTTCATGTTCTAAGACATTGTGTTTGGATGTTCCGACTCGATGGAACTCAACATACcttatgttggatgtggcacaaaGGTACCAAAGAGCATTCGAGCGGATGAAGGTCGAGGATGGGGCACTTAAGTATGCTTTGTTGGAGCCTGCAGGAAAGGGGCTCGGTGCGccagacacacatgattggactagtgtggggcattttgtgagatttttacaagttttttatgatatgactatgcggatatctggatccgcatatACAACTGCAAACTTATTCTTCAGCGAGCTTTCAGAGCTTCACTACCACTTGTAAGAAGGTTGTACGGGTTCATGTGGATTATTATCTGGTATGGCTATGAGGATGCaggccaaatatgataaatattagggggatgttgagaaaataaatagattactttttgtggctgtgatccttgaccctCGATATAAGTTGGCCTTGATAGAATTTTGGGCAAATTCCACAATGGGGGCAGTGAAGGCTGCATGGTTTATTACATCACTTAAAAGGGATCTTGATGACTTATATTCTCACTACAACAATAATGGTCAGCCTTCATCCGCAGCGGGCACCTCACACTCGAGGCCGACACCTCTATTCGATGACCGTAGCTCAGATGACTCATTAAATCCACCTCGTCGAGGTTATAATATGTGAATCagtatcatcagctcgttgcaacgaggaatattatgcagtgtacttctgagattgaacggtattttatggaagaggtcgaggcacctagcgAGTCATTTCAGCTTTTAACTTGGTGGAATGTTAATTCCACCAAGTATCAGATCCTTTCtcgtattgcccgagatgtgaTGGCCATTCCAATCACCACAGTTGcctctgagtcagcatttagtactggaggtcgagtattggattcttaccggagttcattgtcaccgtcaactgtggaggccctcgtttgtACACAGAATTGGTTGAGTGATACGCCCATTGGACTAGATACCATTGGCTTTGATGCTGATAGCTATAAGCTTGAATCAGGTAACTTTGTTTGAgtatttcaattgatttatttaattctttttatgatttcataaatctattaaccttatactttttatgatttcatagatataattgtGAACCCTAGCATACTTGCCGATGATTGATACTTGGAGTGTGGCTAAGCTGATAAACTcgcgattaaaaaatattggtgagaaatgataatcatttttttctgaatcattttttttatgaatcattttttttctttttattgattgtgactttttattttaattttaggtaTCACCAACGAGTCAACGACAAACCACGATATATTGAAAGATGTTTTGGAGCACCTctgtattggaagatgtttttattttggtattggaAGATGTTCGGAATAGCATTTAaactattatcaatgttttggaCAATTGTATAAGAGTTTCTTAAAGatgtaatatgtattatatacatacatatatatatatatatatatatatatatatatatatatatatatatatctatatatcatttaaaaaaaaaatcggaatcggaatcgggcGGAGGTCGGAGCCCGATTTCGATCGGAAGCCATCGGAACTCCGAACTCCGATCGGGATCGGACTCCGACTCctcgtcggagtcggagtcggagtgaaATTCAGTTTCCGACtccagtcggagtcggagttcggaattggcgattccgactccgtcggagtcggagcccaggCCTAGTGTAGGCAATCTAGGTTGGTTGTGTAGGTTggtgttttggtaattttagaacttGTTTGGGTTTGATCTTACATGCCTAAGCACTTCTTCCTCCTGTAACTTAGCCAAACCGAAGGCTGCTGAGAGTGTAGATGGCTTCAACATGGTGACAGTGATCCTCAAATCATCCCTAAGGCCACTGAGAAAGGTACTAATTCAAAACTCTTCAAATAATCCAGGTATTTTATTAGATAGTATTTCAAATTGTGTCTGATATGTTTCTACAGTCCCATTTTGCCTTAATTTAGTAAATTGCCCTACAAGATCCTCATAGGCCAAGGGTCCAAATCTCATTTCTAAGGCTGCAATAAAATCATCCCAAGATTGGATTGGGCTGGACTCCTTTAACCAATTATATCATGATAGGGCATTTCCCTccgagttttgctacatacaagcacaatcgcgtactaatttgtgtaccaatactgatttattcatacttaaaatttaaattaacactgttttcaataaaatctattatttaaccaatcacatcatattggtgcacagattagtatacaattgtgcttgcaactatatttttcctttccctcCATATGGAAAAAGGTTATTTGAAGCCTTTGGTCATTAGCTGTTTTGTAATACTCAAAAAATTGTTATGCCTTTTGAATCCATTCATCTGGATTAGTACCATCAAATTTAGAGAAATCCAACCTTAAGGACCTAGCTTGAATTCTCCCATTTTCCTCAAATAGAGGATTGTTATTGACTTTAGAGTTGGAAGAACCTTCCCCAGAATTGTGATGTGCTGCTAAAGCCTCATAGCTAGATGCCAAATTTTTGATCTGTTGAAGTACTGAGGCTAACATCTCCTTCTGTCGCTCCTGTTCTTCACACAGGTGGGAGTTCTCTCCTTTCAGTGCTGCCAAATCTTCAGTCATTTGCGCATGCCTAGTACCTTCGGCTATTGTCATAGAACCAAGGCTCTGAATATCACTATTATATCTGTAAAATTATGTAATCAAAGTGACTGAATTGTTTATGGTAATTCGAGGTTACCAGGCCTCCTTTTGATATTCTATAATTTGAATAAATGCATCGGTGCTTTTTTGATTGAATAATAGCAAACTTAACTAGGCTAAGTGATGACTGACCATTACACGACGTGGGCATTGCCCAGTAAATACGGACTGAAACTACTGACTCAAACGGACCACAGGGACTCAATAACTACCCACAAGCCTCTCGGCCCACTTACAAGGACTCGGTCAAcggaataaaaacaaaaagaaacgaCACAGCATAGCACCATTAGACAAACATCAGATAGTGGGGGTCTCGAACCGTCGCACATAACATGTTCTGACGAATAATATCCCGCCAAGTGGTCTTCcttcctctccctccctccccagAAGAATCATAGATTCGTACTAATCCCATGACCACCATGAAAATTTCCAGAACCAACCGTCCGATTTGATTCAAAGAAGCTCCAGAAACTCAAAGAGGAAAAACGAATTTAGCAGTTTAAAGAGGTTTATATGCTTTGTAGCAATCATAGTTATTTGCTTTATGTGAGTTCCGGTTTGTTGTTATTTTGTGGATGCTTGTTCTGGGCAAGTCTAGATTCAATTTTATTGCTGTTGGATTGGCTCCTCTTTCCCAAAGTTTGATCGATTCTACAGAATACACTGGTTTAACAGTTTTCTGACTCTGCTTCTTACTAATTTCCTGTTCTCATTTATTCTGTCTCTTTTTGgataaatcattttcttaatgtCCGTTAATTTAATAGTTTATTTATGCCCAACTTCTTTTTAATGTTTTCTTAACATCAGTGACATTGATGTGGTTGTTTCCAAAATTCTCATTCGAAAACTATCTCTGggtatgtttgtgtgtgtgtgtgtgtgtgtgaatagACGAGTTGGTTTTAAGCTGTGTATTTCAGTGGAacaaaaaaccttttttttttattggaatcTATATGTGCATGCAGGCGGTTGTAAATCTCTTTATATGAATCAGATATTTGACTGGGTTTTGCTGTTTTTCTCGTCATATAAATTTTACTGTTTTTGCTGTCTTGTGGAGAATTTATGTAATCCGAGTGATACTAAGTAATATAATGTGCTTTCTGAAAACTTTTTTGGATTAGTTGTTGACACTTTTATGGATTCGCTAAGACATATTAGTGTTGTctgtcttaattttttaatgtacaCTACGAACTCTGATGCCTGTATGTATGCATCTTCTCGAAGTGGTTGATACGAGTTTTGTTtagatcattaatttcttggcacctattgaaaattttaattgaaagattcaatttcttttctattAATTCAAAGGGACTTGTGAAAAAATATCCATTAAATTcacaaactcttttttttttttttttttttttttttttctttctttaaaacatGTTAGTGCTCTTGCTGTTCTCAATGTACATGTTTCCTTGAACCTGCAATCTAGTGGTAAAAGCGGTGTTCACCAATCCCAGCCTTTAGGACCAGAAGAACTCTGACTAGTTGGTGATGCAGGTGCAAGTGGATGCTTCATGCGTACTCTATACTAATGTACACTGATAAGCATGCATGCCAATGTTCAATTTTAAGCTTTTATATCTTTGCCATAGATAAAATTCCAGTAGAGGTGGAAGTTATTCAATCCCAATGGCTGTTGAATtgtgttacttataaaaaaaaaaaaagggctgtTGAATTGTGTATGTTTAACTGTTTTGTTATCGATActtattattctttcttttcgcaacttggaaaaaatatattttttcttttagatgGCTCAAGATCCTTCTCTTGGTGCTGAATCGCCTCGGCGACGTTTTGGTCTATTGCGGGATCAGGTCCAACTGGTTAAAAGAAAGGACTCTGACCGCCACGAAATTGTCCCAATCCAAGATCCACTGTCGTTTGAGAAAGGTTTCTTCATTGTAATTCGTGCAAGCCAGTTGCTGGCTCAAAATAATGAAGGGATAATACTAGTAGGAGTTGCAGGTCCTTCTGGAGCTGGGAAGACTGTGTTCACTGAGAAGGTGCTCAGCTTTATGCCCAGCATTGCTGTCATAACAATGGACAGCTACAATGACTCTAGCCGAATTATTGATGGGAACTTTGATGGtaaaatgaaattttcctttagtttttcttaaatttttatgcCAAGAGCAATCAACATATATTACTTCTGTGTATTTGTTGCATACTATATAGGCAGTAATTTTTCTCTCGACTGTCAAGCAATTACATTTTCTTTCAATCATATTTCCTAGGAGGAGACGACTGAGTGAATGAAAGTCGATTGTATGCCATACTGTTTTTATATCTGGTTGAGGACCTCCCGAATGACTGGTTGAGTTGACTGTTAGGACTTAATAATTTAGTGGACATCGACAAAGAATACTGTTACACAACATACACATTAAACGTTGTCAGGGTCTCTCCAAGCCTACCGTGGCTATTCAGAATCTCTCAGATTAGTATCTGCCTAGAGAAAGCATTGAAAATAGAGGACTGCTGGAATTGTAGATTTTCTTCACTATCTTATTACATTGAGTGGCAGaggtacatatatatacaagtgtGCTCTACGAAGATCCCATAAGTTGAGTGATATCAGAATAAATGTAATCAAAGCAATAGAAGGACAATATAACACATATGGAAAGTCAAGTCTGTCTGTGTGATCTGGAGGATCTGTATTTGATTCAGCAGTAAGTGCCTGTGATAATGCATGAGATTGCTGAGATGATTGATTTTGTTAATCTGCTTGCTGTGAGCTTACTCTAAAACCTAAGTGGTTACATCTGTATAAAACTTGCATAATTGATCTTAAATCATGTTTCTCACTCCTCACTCCACCTTCTTTTGGCCCATACTTCCACTCTCATTCACCTGGGTCTATGGCTATCACCTTCATCTTTGCAACTTTTTGGTAAATggattttattctattatcatGTTATTTCAGAAAAAATGTGTTGAGAttcatttgatttaaaaattttcttaaatacattTGGTGAAATATGCTGCAGACCATTGAAATTGTGAGCGTTTTGAAATATCTATTAATGATCAAATACAACTCTTCACACCAACCAAGTATTTGGGGgcaatttgtgatttaaaagaTCATATTCTTGTCACAAAtgatattcattttttcttattgcagttctgaattttataattctttttgcttcttgtttttctctccagatattattatttgcttATCATGAAAGTTAGTGATTCAAGATGAGAGAAGAATGCATCCGGGCTCTAATGGTTGTCATGTTTTGTAACAGACCCACGCTTGACAGATTATGATACATTGCTTGAGAATATACGTGATTTAAAAGCAGGGAAACCTGCTCAGGTCCCAATATATGATTTCAAGACTAGCTCTCGCATAGGTTACAGGTTGTGTAGCTCTCCATCCTCTTTCTCATTGAAATGTTGTCTAGGGACCATGCCATCTCCACTTATTCTTGCCAACACATAGAAGGAAATATGACAGAAAGAATggaaataaaaactaaagatGTCCCTCCTGTTGTAAAGGTTATTTAGTGTTTTACTTGAAGTATCTCAAGCCTGCATAATTTTAAACCTACTCAATCAGATATGTATAGCTTTTTTCTCATTGCTTAGTTGTGTTGATGCTTCTTATAGGACAGTTGAAGTCCCTAGCTCTCGCATTGTGATTATTGAAGGCATCTTCGCCTTAAGTGAAAGGTTGAGACCTATGCTAGATCTCCGTGTCTCTGTTACTGGTGGAGTTCATTTTGACCTTGTCAAACGAGTTTTACGAGACATTCAACGTGCTGGCCAAGAGCCTGAAGCAATCATTCATCAAATCTCTGAAACGGTGTTTTCACTGATCCTGTGTTAGATGTTTTACCTAAGGAATTTGAATGATTGCCCTCAGTAACTAAGAATTAGCTTTTAAAGCatctataatattttcatcaatTTGTTTTCTACACAGGTATATCCCATGTACAAAGCTTTTATTGAGCCAGATCTCCAAACTGCACATATAAGAATCATCAATAAGTTTAATCCTTTCAGTGGGTTTCAGAACCCTACTTACATACTGAAGGTGAATCTTTCGTTAACCAACCCACAGGTTTATGATTTATTTGTTTCAAGTGCgtcatgattttgtttgtttaatctAACTCTTGCACAGAGTGCTTTCTATTATTGTAGTCAACAAGGGCAGTGACAGTGGATCAAATCAAGGCTATTTTTCCTGAAGAACCTAAAGAAACTAGAGAGGAAACATATGACATATTTCTGTTACCACCAGGTGAAGATCCTGAAGCATGTCAATCATATCTGAGGATGAGGAACAGGGATGGCAAGTACAATCTTATGTTCGAGGTAGGGGAAttgaaaataattgaaaactCAAGCCTATTTAGTACAGGAGTGATTTGTGTTTTGTGTTTATTCCTTAATAGCCTTGAAGAAGTCCTAAAAATTATTGTAGTTTCCCCCTCTCCaccactcccccccccccctctcgcTCCTACAAGCGCTTGTTTTGGATGATTTACataatatagaattttttttttattaacaacaGCTTGGTATTGATCTCTCTCTTCCTACTAAAAAGACTATATAGATTGGTGTTTGAATAATGAACTCGTAACTTTAGTGAATTTTGGTGTTTGAATAATGAACTCATAACTTTAATGAATTTTTGTATTGTTTAATATTTGCTACTGCTAACAGCCAACGAGAAGTTCTATAAACTTTTTGGATCTATTTGCAGAAGGACCTATGCAAAAAAATTGGATACCAGACATTTAGATGCTAAGGTTTAACATTGCAACTCAGGAGCTTGAGCCCTGTACTTTTGTATCGGGGTGTTTTTAATGGACTTATGAATCTGTAATATAACTGAATATGAACATGCAAATAGTGTAAAGGGATTATCTCCTTTAGTGGCAGATCGAATTTTCTGAGATGTTCTAGCTACATAAGATTTTCCAAGGGACTTGTGAGGATTGTAAAATGTAGGAAACTTTAGATTTCTGACTGTTTTGTGCTTCTTGTTTCCAGGAATGGGTTACGGATACTCCATTTATTATATCACCTAGAATCACTTTTGAAGTTAGTGTTCGCCTTCTTGGGGGGCTCATGGCCTTGGGGTATACAATTGCTACTATCCTGAAACGGAGCAGCCATGTCTTCTCTGATGAAAGGGTGTGCGTGAAAATTGATTGGCTAGAACAACTTAATCGGAAATATGTTCAGGTGTTCTACCCTTTACTTCATTCATTTGTTGCAGTTGATTCAGAGTTTATTGCTCTAATTTCGTTCCTTATTCGCTTCAGGTTCTTTTGTGTTGTACCCAATGACCATCCAATTATTATTCTACTTCAATTGCTTTTGTTAGTAAATATTTCATGTCTTCAAGTAACAATCACGTCACATACAATTGTTAGCCCTGGACTTGTGGATGATTGCACTTGCCTAATCTGGGTTTTTAAGTCCATGGGTTTACATGGCTATGTTGATAGCCAATCCAAtgcatccctctctctctctctctctctctctctcacacacacacacacacacacatgccagattattttttatgaccATCATTGTTAGAAATCATTTACCAGTTACCAGGCAATATTGAGATTCTCTGGTGCTGAATCCCATTCTTTTAGTAGAATTggatgtatatgtgtgtgtgcgcgcgtgcaCACTGAGCTTTGGGATTTCCTATACAAATTTTCACAATTAGCTTATCAGGTTAATCATCAAAGCATAGCACttacaaccttttttttttttttttttttttttttttttttgggtgtaaAGGTGCAGGGAAGAGATCGTTTACATGTTAGAGATCTTGCAGAGCAGCTGGGTTTGGACGGTTCATACGTGCCTCGAACATACATAGAACAAATTCAGCTGGAAAAGCTTGTTAATGATGTTATGGTATTACTCTTCCAACTGAGCTTGCAGATAGTTGACTTGTTCATAATCCTGATCTGATGAATTTCAGGCACTGCCAGATGATTTGAAGACAAAACTCAGCATAGATGATGATTTGGTTTCGAGCCCTAAAGAAGCCCTTTCTCGAGCTTCTGCAGATAGGAGAATGAAGTATCTCAATCGGTACTATCTAGTTCTAGTGATGATTTTATACATCTGCAATCCGATATGGGAAGGCACTAGAAAATTGAATAAGCTAAAATAGTAACATGCTTTTAAAAACTCACATGTTTCCCCCCACATTCATTCGACTCATATATCATCAGTTTATtgctcaaaaaaagaaaaaatcttacAACTATTTATAAGTTCATGAAAAAGGTGAGATCTCCTCTCAAATTGCTGATACATTTTGGACAGAGGTATATCACACTCGTACTCAAATCAACGGGACAAGAAGAACCTGCCCAAGCTGACAAAGCTCACTGTTAACAATAGAAGGTTTGATGGGAGAACCCTAGAATCACCTGCGGCACTCACAAATCAAGTGAGTATATGTCTACGTTTAGAATTatcattgctttttttttttttttttttttggctgggAGCTAAAGAGAAGTAGGGACAAGCTTATagaattatttcaatttttatagGATAGAGGAGATAGGGGAGGTGCAAGACACATCACCATCCACTCACATCattggtaaaagaaaaatgctaggtCTACCAAGAGAATTTTTAAGAATACAGTTTACAAACTTGCATGTATTGATGTCAGTGGCGGAACCAGCAATGTTTTTAGGAGGGGCCGACTTTTTTACCGTATGACACATTTATGtaagatattaaaaattataaaaatataactatatataaaattatcttagtATTTGCTACATatacatagaaataaaataataaaaacacaacttaatacATATTTCAGATTTTTGACGATAATGTTTCATGGAATAATAttaatccattattatttttgtaatgaaatatttagaatttattttcgtaaaaactatcaagtgatcttttagaatgttatctttcattctagtatataagctagtttatcaagtgtcatataaaatttagatattttcatgtcacattaagcatataatgttataatcgagaccttaaataaatttcttcttacTCAATGAAATCTAGAAGATAAaacttttcaactatttttcatatagataatcaactttaaatgatttttcttgtattttcactttagattccatattaagaagtctaatattgtttaacaaaaaactttgggatccatattaataaaattattgtttctcctaaacataattttaatttaattttggtgaggaCACATTCCTAAAAATAGATAGTATATAGAACTACTTGATTTTCCATGATTTCTCTTCGTACACCCCTTTCCTCCCGCTCTCTCATCTCTGGCGCTTCTCGTCGAGGATGACCTTTTGGTCTTCTTTCACGTTTTTGTTAGTTTTTCTGCTTGTTCTAGTGTGGCTTTAATTATGGAATCGATTAGGAATGTCATTATAGATCAGAAATGCTTTGAGTTTAAGTTGAATGAGTGGTGGTGGAGATGCACTGAGAGTAGTTGTCGGGCAGTGAACTACATCTCTTTAGATCAAGCCTCTATGGGATGGTTGGTTGCCATGTTTAAAGAAGGCATAGCTGATGAAGGACCTGCAACTTTCATCAAAACAAGGAGAAGAGGGCCTTAGGTTTTGGTGATCCAGAGGCAGAGGAACTCTTATGGGAGATTTGTCTCCATTTCGGAATTTGGTCAAGTAAAACGCCGAGGGCTGATTGTTATACCTGAAGGAAGCAAGGGAGAAGGTTGGAGGAATTTTGGGGAGATGCTGCAGAACTATCGGTAGTGCACGTTGTTCCGGGAGgaaaaaacagaggaagaagTGCAGGGAGGGCCTTACCTCCGCCGCAAGGGCACTGTAATATCTCGTACAAGGAGGCGCTATCTCGAGCGCCAAAAATCACAGAATTGGCAGGAGATCTTTCTGATGTGGGTAAAGATCATGAGGGTGTATCGGATAGCAGGGGAATGTCGGGGCCATTAATGGGAACTCTGTTGCACGCTATTGTTGAGATGGAGAAGCAGGTGAGTGTCCTACAGTCTAATATGGCTGTACTAAAATGGTGTGTACAAGAGGGTGTTTTTAATGAAGTGGGCTTGGGCCATTCAGCAGGCCTGTCGGGGTTGATTAAAGAGCTGACCCTTTTCAAAGGCCAGTCATAGGCCCCTCAGGGCTTTTCAGGCTCGCAAGCTTTGGGCCCTTCCAGGGCCCAACACGTGAGCCCAGCTCCACACAATGGCCCGTCTAACGGAGAGAGGAGGCCTATCGGGGCTCTGGGTAACAGGCTAGCGGGTAAAGACCCGATAAACAACCCACGGACGTTGGAAAGTGGTCTGGAAAAGATGGGTCCATCGGCGTTCCTCCCTCAGGTGAAACAAACAGCGCCGGCGACCTTGGTAGAGCAAATCCTCCTTGCGCGCGATGCAGAGCAAGTTGGAAACTtgtattttttctcctttttttcggATCTTGAGACACAGAACAGACCGACGGAGGCCCCCAGTGTAGTGTTTGAGACTCCTTCGATTTCTCACGCACAGGATAACCCGAAAATGAGTTTTGACTCAACGCACGCCCAACTAGAGATCCCCTCTTGTGCGGTTGATCTGTCCCTTGATTCCCACATGTTTTCGGAAGTTGCCCCCTTAGTTTCCGATAGCCATTTCGAAGGTGTCCTGCAAATGATGGGCCCCATAGCTTCAGATGAACATTTGGATCTGTGGGCCCCATAGCTTCGGATGAACATTTGGATCTGTGTTTGGAAGGTGAGGAAGAGAGGACTTTGGAATTTAGAAGGGGGGCTACAAACTGTGAAGAGCTTTCGCAACTGGTTGGGGATGACTCTGTTATCAGTGTGGTCCCTGATTCACAACTGGTTTCTGTTGAGGTTGAGAACAATGTGGGCCAGGCGATTGAGTGGGGAGGACTTAAGTTTTTTGGGGATGACTCTGATGGTGGTGATAGGAATCCTTTTCCACTGAACTGTTTATTACCCAGTGAATTTGAGATGTCAGACTGGGTTTTCAAAAAGGTAAAGGACATCCAGCACGTTGTAGGAATGAAATGTGTGGGCTATGAAGATCAGTTTATGGCACTTCTTACGGCCATAGAGGCGGGTCATGCACAATCAAAGAAACTTGGATCCAAGAAACAGAGGGAGCTCAAGAGACTTAATTGGTCTCTGAATGAGGGGAGCTCAAGTCGTGATCGGAGCAAAGGAAAGGGTACAATTGTTTctttatgaagccaaaaattgtCTTGGAGTGTCCGGGGGCTGAATGAGTTCAATAAGTGTCTCCgcataaaaaatttacttcGAGAATGGAGGGCAGATATAGTTTGCTTACAagaaactaaattaaaattggTGACCAGAAAATTAGTGAGAAGTGTATGGAGCTCCCCGTACGTAGATTGGATCTATCTAGCGTCGATTGGGGCCTCAGGGGGTATTCTTGTGATGTGGGATAAAATGGTGGTGGAGAAAATGGAGTTCATAGGAGAATATTCAGTGGCCGTCTCTTTTAAGATGGTAGAAGATAttttgtgggcttttgcaggtatATATGGGCCAAATATTGATAACATCAGAAAGCTTATGTGGGAAGAACTTTCAGGTTTACATAGCTGGTGGGATCTCCCTTGGTGCATAGGCGGTGACTTTAACATCGTTAGGTTTCCAAGCGAAAGATCGGGAGACAGTCGTCTAAGCTCAGCCATGTCCGAATTCTCAGATATCATTTTTGATTTGAACTTGGTGGATCTCCCTCTTATAGGTGGTCCTTTCACTTGGTCGAATAACCAGACATGGTCTCGTTTGGACAAATTCCCAATATTGCCGGACTAGGAGTGTCACTATCCAGGGGTGTGTCAAAAGAGATTATCACGCCTTTGTTCAGatcatttttccattttattGGATGGAGGCGGTATTCAAGGCGGTAGGCGCTtgttcaagtttgaaaacatgtggctcaAAAGTGAGGGCTTCGTGAATAGGGTAAGAAGTTGGTGGTCTACTTATCAGTTTCAGGGTACTCCATCTTATATTTTTGCAGCCAAACTAAAAGCTTTAAAGACTAATTTAACGCTTTGGAACGCTCAAATCTTTGGAGATGTAGGGGTACAAAAGAAAACCATGTTGGAGCAGATCCAGAACTTTGATAGAATCACCGAAGTTAGAGTCCTCACCCCGGAGGAATTATCGCGTAAGGCAGAATTGGGGTCTGAATTGGAAAGGATACTATCTTTAGAAAAGATCTCCTGCCGTCAGAAGTCAAGAGCCCTTTGGCTAAAAGAAGGGGACCGAAGTATGAAATATTTCCAGCTAACTCACATAGGAGAAATAATACCATTGATATGCTAAAAATCAATGGTAGAGATTGCATAGATGCTCA
This is a stretch of genomic DNA from Carya illinoinensis cultivar Pawnee chromosome 15, C.illinoinensisPawnee_v1, whole genome shotgun sequence. It encodes these proteins:
- the LOC122296471 gene encoding inorganic pyrophosphatase TTM1-like; its protein translation is MAQDPSLGAESPRRRFGLLRDQVQLVKRKDSDRHEIVPIQDPLSFEKGFFIVIRASQLLAQNNEGIILVGVAGPSGAGKTVFTEKVLSFMPSIAVITMDSYNDSSRIIDGNFDDPRLTDYDTLLENIRDLKAGKPAQVPIYDFKTSSRIGYRTVEVPSSRIVIIEGIFALSERLRPMLDLRVSVTGGVHFDLVKRVLRDIQRAGQEPEAIIHQISETVYPMYKAFIEPDLQTAHIRIINKFNPFSGFQNPTYILKSTRAVTVDQIKAIFPEEPKETREETYDIFLLPPGEDPEACQSYLRMRNRDGKYNLMFEEWVTDTPFIISPRITFEVSVRLLGGLMALGYTIATILKRSSHVFSDERVCVKIDWLEQLNRKYVQVQGRDRLHVRDLAEQLGLDGSYVPRTYIEQIQLEKLVNDVMALPDDLKTKLSIDDDLVSSPKEALSRASADRRMKYLNRGISHSYSNQRDKKNLPKLTKLTVNNRRFDGRTLESPAALTNQGVITQLSEQISTLNERMDEFTSRIEEFNSKISLRKVSASQQNFALQAEACNGSGPTSLFATGLGNGSLTGSLLPNSSSSSQLARESPLMEEIQQIARGQRQIMHQMDNLTNLLHEYRGERSQHGRVDHTNRLIDVDSISIPLILTLAIGGLGIVLFKGLAYQK